One genomic window of Plasmodium coatneyi strain Hackeri chromosome 12, complete sequence includes the following:
- a CDS encoding 3'-5' exonuclease domain containing protein, translating to MEHCSKRIEELVRGKDGEVELPNDENDYLIKQLLKNVMEIVKQTNRLSTNCLYESRVDVMSNDEGIKKVQGDLLKTVHDLLLYSSNEKTKSALMCELDGDHLTLANNYHIISNTLYEIMTRSKDCFRFFHVKDKEASMLECKSSKLEENFLPEFDSSQRGGNKPTDSYSEEEEDDNPGGITNLGSNQDDTKSKERNLNSCTGEEEERDNTFQLIFRSNILHVQSESEESSTEKTNEKKTKKEMSKSSKKRRLFKRKVKSEGNPPMVDSLSPFRRRATRTQYAWLHLINNYVTFFIPRLTVKHNRLTDLERGFVEAVECLQSYIQKKKKILHYRELFNGNKLKHISSGDIFGEIFQEDKLGDTPGSTMEEHTVTPERLTSPPDEYFFWKMLKRLDKDINKYGPKFSNLGHPYSYEINDMINRYHECDESVSPFVKVTAELHKPVQLTEKECKIISTGDELVQMVNTIKAKCSKVSLSLVVNYKNTYRGFTSLILIGTEECDYIIDALHMFEQIHELNDITTDPNILKILYKSKNIIPVMQKDFSIYFVNIIDISVCSDFLNVRNSMDYLVNNYFHVGVNSAGHGLNALTRPLSPDVVHNLRMPFHYLYYLFEYIKTDLYFNYIFAQYRRDDHVEGGCQGETDTMDAMNTLDAVDAMETLQRLIDQEGPPPSNVYVHFENIKFEDTSEEEKKYGEEIIRKVFRESNKMCLLEYKVKDVCDVEKTKEKIKTIIKTSNYNSNSCDTLIENILLWRGKLAKKNDESPDSIINIHTIISIILNMPTSISSLKNIIIPMSNHMSENLETLFEIIIKSNMKKKTNPQFYRNFTENEKTSICDCSSEQELNFVQHAFVGEEQRGVGGEGVDGAGEHNGILIVPPRMHFQSISEGDQPEVHPPDGGEDDANDDDNYSGDGDGNSDGVNDDPCCAPHSKYEGHGNEQEVREEGVNPTISSPDQTFTLERTFFGNDESDEEASKKSNTPGSKNGKYENYALLSSLLSYVKEKNQKMCKSYEHPDEKEENVKTEEEEAQMQKQRTTYKSAKRKLPNDVPNNSSGQKKIKQIQHQSYNQQYNIKNKKGLYSKNILSAMSKKWNG from the coding sequence ATGGAGCACTGCAGCAAACGGATTGAAGAGCTGGTGAGGGGAAAAGATGGGGAAGTCGAACTGCCCAACGATGAGAACGACTACTTAATAAAGCAGTTACTAAAAAATGTTATGGAAATTgtgaaacaaacaaacagaCTTTCCACAAATTGTCTCTACGAAAGCAGAGTAGATGTTATGTCCAACGATGAGGGAATTAAAAAGGTTCAGGGGGATTTACTAAAAACGGTGCACGACTTGTTACTATACAGCTctaatgaaaaaacaaaaagtgcGCTTATGTGTGAGCTGGACGGTGATCACTTAACGCTAGCTAATAATTATCATATCATATCGAACACGCTGTATGAAATAATGACCAGATCGAAGGACTGCTTTCGATTCTTTCATGTGAAGGATAAGGAGGCCTCAATGTTGGAATGTAAAAGTAGCAAGCTTGAGGAGAATTTTCTCCCTGAGTTTGATTCTtcccaaagggggggaaacaaaCCAACAGATAGTTActcagaggaggaagaggatgaTAATCCAGGGGGGATAACCAACCTTGGTAGTAACCAGGATGATACGAAGAGTAAGGAGCGCAATTTGAACTCATGCACtggagaagaggaagaaagagatAACACCTTCCAGCTAATTTTCCGGTCGAACATTTTGCACGTTCAGAGCGAATCGGAGGAGAGTTCCACAGAAAagacaaatgaaaaaaaaacaaaaaaggaaatgagcaaaagtagtaaaaaaaggaggctaTTCAAGAGGAAGGTGAAGAGTGAAGGGAACCCCCCAATGGTAGATAGTCTCTCCCCATTTAGGAGAAGAGCGACAAGAACACAGTACGCCTGGTTACACCTGATAAACAATTATGTTACCTTCTTCATCCCCCGTCTAACTGTGAAGCATAATAGACTTACTGATCTGGAGAGAGGCTTCGTAGAAGCGGTGGAGTGTCTGCAGAGCTACattcagaagaagaagaaaattcttCATTACAGGGAACTTTTTAACGGCAATAAGCTAAAGCATATAAGTAGTGGAGATATATTCGGAGAGATATTTCAGGAGGACAAGTTGGGAGACACACCAGGCAGCACGATGGAAGAGCATACGGTAACCCCAGAACGGCTTACCTCCCCCCCGGATGAGTATTTCTTTTGGAAGATGCTAAAAAGGCTAGATAAGGACATAAACAAGTATGGACCGAAATTCAGCAACCTGGGTCATCCGTACAGTTACGAAATAAATGACATGATCAATCGGTACCACGAATGTGATGAAAGTGTGTCCCCCTTCGTGAAGGTAACCGCAGAATTGCACAAACCGGTGCAGCTAACCGAGAAGGAGTGCAAAATCATTAGCACAGGAGACGAATTAGTCCAAATGGTGAATACTATTAAAGCAAAGTGTAGTAAAGTGTCCCTCTCCCTTGTGGTAAATTATAAGAACACCTACCGAGGGTTCACGTCCTTAATTCTAATCGGAACAGAAGAATGTGACTACATCATTGATGCACTGCACATGTTCGAGCAGATACATGAGCTGAACGATATAACTACAGATCCGAATATTCtgaaaattttatacaaGTCGAAAAATATCATACCAGTAATGCAGAAGGATTTCTCCATCTACTTTGTGAACATTATCGACATTTCTGTTTGTTCGGATTTTCTTAACGTGAGAAATTCTATGGATTATCTGGTGAATAATTACTTCCACGTTGGCGTCAATTCTGCTGGGCATGGGTTAAATGCTCTGACGAGACCGTTATCTCCTGACGTCGTCCATAATTTGAGGATGCCTTTCCACTATCTGTACTACCTCTTCGAGTACATCAAAACGGATTTGTATTTCAATTACATATTTGCGCAATATCGGAGGGACGACCACGTGGAGGGAGGATGCCAAGGTGAGACAGACACGATGGATGCGATGAACACGTTAGACGCGGTAGATGCGATGGAGACACTGCAACGGCTGATCGACCAAGAGGGGCCCCCCCCAAGCAACGTCTACGTACActttgaaaatataaaattcgAAGACACAtcggaagaggaaaaaaaatatggagaaGAAATTATCAGGAAAGTATTCAGAGAAAGCAATAAAATGTGCCTTCTGGAGTACAAAGTAAAAGACGTATGTGatgtggaaaaaacaaaggaaaaaatcaagACGATTATAAAAACGTCCAATTATAACTCCAACAGTTGTGATACCTTaatagaaaatatattactCTGGAGAGGAAAACTAGCCAAAAAGAATGACGAATCTCCAGACAGCataattaatatacacaccataatttccattattttaaatatgcCTACTTCGATATCGAGCCTGAAGAATATTATCATCCCCATGTCTAATCACATGTCCGAAAATCTGGAGACCCTATTTGAAATAATTATCAAAtcgaatatgaaaaaaaaaacgaatccACAATTTTATCGAAATTTTACTGAAAATGAGAAAACCAGCATTTGTGACTGCAGCAGTGAACAGGAATTGAATTTCGTTCAGCACGCCTTCGTTGGGGAGGAACAGAGGGGTGTAGGTGGAGAGGGGGTGGATGGGGCAGGCGAACATAATGGAATCCTCATTGTCCCGCCGAGGATGCACTTTCAGAGCATTTCGGAGGGGGACCAACCTGAGGTGCATCCTCCCGACGGTGGTGAAGATGACGCTAACGATGATGATAACTACAGTGGTGATGGGGATGGAAATAGCGATGGCGTTAATGATGACCCTTGCTGTGCTCCACATAGCAAATACGAAGGACACGGTAACGAACAGGAGGTGCGCGAAGAGGGAGTAAACCCCACAATCAGTTCCCCTGATCAGACCTTCACCCTGGAGAGAACATTCTTTGGAAACGACGAAAGTGACGAAGAGGCCAGCAAGAAAAGTAATACCCCTGGCAGCAAAAAcggaaaatatgaaaacTACGCTTTGCTGTCGTCCCTACTTAGCTACGTCAAAGAAAAGAACcagaaaatgtgtaaatCTTATGAGCATCCTgatgagaaggaggaaaatgtgaagacggaagaagaggaagcacAAATGCAGAAGCAGAGGACCACTTACAAAAGTGCGAAAAGGAAACTACCCAACGACGTTCCTAACAACAGTTctggccaaaaaaaaattaaacaaatacAACACCAGTCGTACAACCAGCAGTATAacataaagaacaaaaaggggcTGTActccaaaaatattttaagcGCAATGAGCAAAAAGTGGAATGGCTAA
- a CDS encoding AP2 family, whose translation MINYEENADANGSKKEIPANVATENGVHEKGIDENEPESYVANGDNTKNKGVWYNARTKCWLACVKGSGRHLRVFSVKKHGFKTARMLALECKNSTVINLNPLAKGAAKGETNGKVNAQANGEANGGTSQAGHAPSGNVNGVESTLPQSNGVYAKLKNEPRNYGRGRTRTYSYNEAGGTHHAKLEAQESMDIGSLATINSENASAVTNASISASASANGAEEGPERRRRYNTRRGSNKSLEELNKKEGKNEKNEDDTSFYKASNNSSVSPATSRGYNMRGNYNNKGNLNLKGSSVTKGSNSNNMKRNSSTSKGYGGSPKGGSNNLRGATPSKVSQGRNSTTRGAGTNGISKGQQPNGNSFHNTEGSSYTVTRRSSRNYNATTDKCNSSSLTVDEVNSYKEKGNHSVQTQNGKRQSETLVETLDGYEGDNRKRKKTTKDKFSYLVRKDNGGDSNGGDPAVMSTSAYHEGSNHNDHNNTTSHATQNTHNTRNTRSTRNSGVQAAQLAQKGQNGQGKKNSHDDFQNVGSLNTRSSATQNYQHGTHNEGYNNVYDGSYDSAYHRGQLNQQNASNGSTYHKTRSSHNTRSSNNTGNSNSTRSSNNACIITDQDFQVDSPEETNENFYFIKPMNYEYSDNIVYKERRNKGTNKEKEYNIIFSNDCYSDYCSYSQNKDECKANFIDLTREALSLILQDLKKNVIPKIPVGIEKRERYINSLRLCLKSAKFTKHINELEPYLELFSECIKNSKLPSHMDLKDQLFYLDKL comes from the exons ATGATAAATTACGAAGAGAACGCAGACGCCAATGGGAGTAAGAAAG aAATCCCTGCCAATGTCGCAACAGAAAATGGGGTAcacgaaaaaggaatagaTGAGAACGAACCCGAATCGTACGTAGCAAATGGAGACAACACCAAAAATAAAGGCGTCTGGTATAATGCCAGAACGAAGTGCTGGCTAGCTTGCGTTAAAGGAAGTGGCAGACACCTTCGTGTTTTTTCTGTGAAGAAACATGGATTTAAGACAGCCAGAATGCTTGCCCTTGAGTGTAAAAATTCAACCGTCATTAATTTGAACCCCCTAGCGAAGGGGGCcgcaaagggggaaaccAACGGGAAAGTCAACGCGCAAGCCAACGGAGAAGCTAACGGAGGGACTAGCCAAGCTGGCCACGCCCCGAGTGGGAACGTAAACGGTGTGGAATCCACTCTGCCCCAAAGCAATGGTGTATACGCGAAACTTAAAAATGAGCCGAGGAACTACGGCAGAGGAAGAACCAGAACATACAGCTACAATGAAGCAGGTGGAACACATCACGCAAAACTTGAGGCACAGGAGTCCATGGATATAGGAAGTTTAGCTACCATAAATAGCGAAAATGCCAGTGCAGTTACAAATGCTAGTATTAGCGCAAGTGCAAGTGCAAACGGAGCGGAAGAAGGACCCGAACGAAGAAGACGTTACAACACAAGAAGGGGGAGTAATAAATCCCTGGAAgagttaaataaaaaagagggaaaaaatgagaaaaacgAGGATGATACTTCTTTTTACAAAGCGAGCAACAATTCCAGTGTTAGTCCAGCCACCTCCAGAGGATACAATATGAGAGGGAATTATAATAACAAGGGAAATTTGAACCTAAAAGGGAGCAGCGTCACGAAGGGAAGCAATTCCAATAATATGAAGCGCAATAGCAGCACCTCGAAAGGGTATGGCGGAAGCCCCAAGGGAGGAAGTAACAACCTCAGAGGAGCAACCCCATCGAAGGTCTCCCAGGGTAGAAATAGTACCACCAGGGGGGCAGGAACCAACGGCATTTCCAAAGGGCAACAGCCCAACGGAAACAGCTTTCATAACACGGAAGGTTCAAGTTATACTGTGACCAGACGGAGCAGCCGTAACTACAATGCCACAACGGATAAGTGCAACAGCAGCAGCTTAACGGTTGATGAGGTGAACAGTtacaaagaaaaggggaaccaCTCAGTGCAgacacaaaatgggaagcgaCAAAGTGAGACCCTTGTGGAGACCCTAGACGGTTACGAAGGGGATAatagaaagaggaaaaaaaccaCAAAGGATAAATTCAGTTATCTGGTTAGGAAAGACAATGGTGGGGATAGCAACGGTGGTGACCCCGCTGTTATGTCCACTTCGGCTTACCACGAGGGTAGTAACCACAATGACCACAATAATACAACCAGTCATGCCACGCAAAACACGCACAATACGCGCAACACACGTAGCACACGGAACAGCGGTGTTCAGGCTGCACAGTTGGCTCAGAAGGGGCAAAACGGGCAGGGTAAGAAAAACAGCCACGACGATTTCCAAAATGTCGGTAGCTTGAATACCCGCTCAAGCGCTACGCAGAACTACCAACATGGCACTCACAATGAGGGTTACAACAACGTTTACGATGGTAGCTATGATAGTGCCTACCATAGGGGCCAGCTGAACCAGCAAAACGCTTCAAACGGAAGCACCTACCATAAGACCCGCTCGAGCCACAACACACGATCCAGCAACAACACAGGAAACAGCAACAGCACCCGATCCAGTAACAACGCCTGTATCATAACGGATCAGGATTTTCAAGTTGATTCTCCGGAAGAGACCAACGAGAATTTCTACTTCATAAAGCCAATGAATTATGAATACAGTGATAACATCGTCTACAAAGAGCGAAGGaacaaaggaacaaacaaggaaaaagaatataacattattttttcaaacgaCTGTTACTCGGATTATTGTAGCTATAGCCAGAACAAAGATGAATGTAAGGCAAACTTTATTGACCTCACAAGGGAAGCCTTGTCCTTAATTTTGcaggatttaaaaaaaaacgttatCCCCAAAATACCCGTAGGGAtagagaaaagggaaaggtaTATCAATTCCTTGCGGTTGTGTTTGAAAAGTGCCAAATTTACCAAGCACATTAACGAATTGGAACCCTACCTGGAGTTATTTAGCGAGTGTATAAAGAATAGTAAGCTTCCTAGTCACATGGATTTGAAGGACCAGCTGTTTTATCTGGACAAACTGTGA